The genomic window TCGAACCGCAGCGGCTCGCCCTCGTTCGCCTCCAGCGCGTGCTTGTTGAGCTGCAGCCTCAGGCGCCAGCGCCCCGTGGCCGAGGGCGTCAGCGCCACGCCCCACTGGCGCAGGTCCGAGTACGGCCGGTGCCCCTGCGCCGCCCCCGGGGGCGCCGCGTCCCGGAGGAACGCCAGCCACTCGCCGAACGTCACCTCCGTGCGCGCCACCAGGAAGGCCCCCGTCCGGCTCTCGTGCAGGGGCTGCGCGTTGAGCAGGCCCCGGCGCATGTCCTCGGGGTCCGCGCTGCCCACGAGGAACCGGCCCGGCGGCACGTACACGAAGCCCTCCGGCACCGCGCCCCGCTCCGGCAGCGCCAGGTGCAGCGAGAGGGGCTCGCCGCGCGAGAGCAGCACCGGCGCCCGCACCTCCACCCGCCCGGGCGCGTGCACCGTCAGCCGGTAGGAGCCCGGCCCCTCCGGCAGCTTCAGCCCCTCCAGCGGCGTGCGCCCCAGGCGCCGGGACACCGTGAGCGCCCGCGTGCCCTTCGCGTCCTCCACGTACCGCTCCAGCACCACCTCGGCCCCGGAGGGCGAGCTGGTGAGCGTGAGCGTGGGCGGGGCCTGGAGCCGCTGCTGGCGCTCCCCGCCGCTGTCGTAGGCCTGGATTCGCCGCGCCATCTCCCGTTGCCGCTCCGGCTGGTGGAAGGCCTCCGCCAGTTCCAGCCGCTCCACCAGCAGGTCCACGAGCCTTCCCCGGATGCGCTCGTTGGACAGGTCCACCACCAGCGCCGCCTCCAGCGACTGGCCCGCCTCGTCCAGCGCGTCGTCCGCCTCCTGGCGCGCCGCGAGCGCCTCCTCCCAGGCGCGCTCGGCCGCCTCCCGCCGCGCCGCCGTCTCCTCCACCGTGCCCCCGCCCACCGCCTCGAAGAGCCCGTGCGCTTTCTGCCGCAGCGCCTCCGCGGCCTGCTTGCGCGCCAGCCCCCGCGCCGCCAGCCCCGTGGCCTGCGCCTCGTAGCCCGCGACCTTCTGCGCCCGCGTCCACTGCGCGTGCAGCCGCACCCCGCCCAGCACCGCCACCAGCACCAGCGGCACCGCCATGAGCAGCGCGCGCTGGCGCCAGCGTTTCCGCCGCGTCGCCGAGTGCGAGGCGTCCAGGAACTCCGTGCCCCTTGGCGACAGCGCGTCCCGGTCCACCCCTTGCGTCTCCTGCAACAGCCGCTCGCTCCACAGCGCCTCGCGCGCCCGCTCCAGCCGCGTCCACTCCGCCGCCGCCGCCTCCAGCCGCTCGCGCACCGGGCGCTTCTCCCCTTCCGTCGCAAGCCAGCTGCGCAAGGTGCCCCACCCGCGCAGCAGCGCCTCGTGCGCCACCTCGTACGTCGTCTCCCCGTCCGTCTCGCGCGCCACCACGAGCCGCCCCTTCACCAGCGCGTCCAGCGCCCCCTGCGTGGCCGGCTCCCCCGCGTCCAGCTCCGTGCCGGTGCGCCGCGCCCCCGTGCCCTCGGGGCTCACCAGCCGTGGCAGGAGCGCGCGCGCCGCCCGGCGCTGCAGGGGCGGCAGGCCCGCGAGCACCCGGTCCGCGTGCCGCGAGAGCGCCCCGTCCACCCCGCCCAGCGCCTCCAGCGCCGAGGCCGGAATGCAGCGGCGCGCCTCGTCGCGCGCCTCCCACAGCTCCGCCATGGTGAACTGCAGCAGCGGCAGCCCCCCGGCGGAGCTCACCGCCGAGGCCGCCAGCGTGCTCACCAGCGCCTCGCTCTCGAAGTGGATGCCCTGGCCCTGCGCGGGGCCGGTGATGGCCGCGCGCGCGGCTTCCGCCGACAGCGGCCGCAGCAGGTACAGCGCCCGGGCCACCTGCTCGCCCAGCCCCGGCAGCGAGGCCAGGCGCGTGAAGAAGTCCCCGCGCACCGTGAGCAGCACCCGCACGCAGGGCAGCTCCGCGAGCCGCACCAGCGCCTCGGCGAAGGGCGCCGCCTCCTCCGGGGCCCCGATGGTGAACAGCTCCTCGAGCTGATCCACGAAGACGAGCAGCCCCTCCGCGCGCCCCAGCGTGCGCGACAGCTCGCGCACGAAGGCCCGGGGCTCGGTGCCCAGCAGCGCGCCCGGCTGCGCCCCGCCCTTCTCCCACAGCGGCTCGGCCGCCGAGGCCAGCGCCGCGAGCGGGTGCGCGCCCGGGATGAGGCCCAGCACCCGGTAGTGCCGCCCCTGCCCCAGCGCCCCTTCCGCCACGCGCGGCAGCACCCCGGCCCGGCACAGCGAGGACTTGCCCACCCCGGAGTCCCCCGTCACCAGCACGAGCGGCTC from Stigmatella erecta includes these protein-coding regions:
- a CDS encoding protein kinase domain-containing protein, giving the protein MPRPLPKPGWSPPETMGEYRLLRLLGRGGMGQVYLAEDTLLERTVALKLIASVRPDEAARKRFHAEARAIARLSHPNVVTVHRVGEVEGRPYLVTEFIRGQTLGELSRPLAPERVLSIALGLARGLAAAHRQGVLHRDIKPANAMLTEEGEVKLLDFGLAKLLEGPRMAPLEAPGRAGPVAPALRELSDAEDLMGTPLYMAPEALRGEPSTRRSDLYSLGAVLYELCAGMAPRQWLDEQLPFEAWASAVAPPLLERAKDVDPRFAALVDRCLQTEPERRFASADELCTALAGLQRELESPPGGELPEGNPYRGLRPFEAEHRACFFGRSQEVEAVLERLRAEPLVLVTGDSGVGKSSLCRAGVLPRVAEGALGQGRHYRVLGLIPGAHPLAALASAAEPLWEKGGAQPGALLGTEPRAFVRELSRTLGRAEGLLVFVDQLEELFTIGAPEEAAPFAEALVRLAELPCVRVLLTVRGDFFTRLASLPGLGEQVARALYLLRPLSAEAARAAITGPAQGQGIHFESEALVSTLAASAVSSAGGLPLLQFTMAELWEARDEARRCIPASALEALGGVDGALSRHADRVLAGLPPLQRRAARALLPRLVSPEGTGARRTGTELDAGEPATQGALDALVKGRLVVARETDGETTYEVAHEALLRGWGTLRSWLATEGEKRPVRERLEAAAAEWTRLERAREALWSERLLQETQGVDRDALSPRGTEFLDASHSATRRKRWRQRALLMAVPLVLVAVLGGVRLHAQWTRAQKVAGYEAQATGLAARGLARKQAAEALRQKAHGLFEAVGGGTVEETAARREAAERAWEEALAARQEADDALDEAGQSLEAALVVDLSNERIRGRLVDLLVERLELAEAFHQPERQREMARRIQAYDSGGERQQRLQAPPTLTLTSSPSGAEVVLERYVEDAKGTRALTVSRRLGRTPLEGLKLPEGPGSYRLTVHAPGRVEVRAPVLLSRGEPLSLHLALPERGAVPEGFVYVPPGRFLVGSADPEDMRRGLLNAQPLHESRTGAFLVARTEVTFGEWLAFLRDAAPPGAAQGHRPYSDLRQWGVALTPSATGRWRLRLQLNKHALEANEGEPLRFEGRAVRREQDWARLPVSGISFEDARAYLAWLDRTGRVPGARFCHEREWERAARGADGRAFPHGNRLEAEDANFDQTYGRKTDAFGPDEVGSHPASASPFGLLDMTGNVYEFTQSMGAREEIAIRGGSWYFDRVSVLVANRTFVEPRTRDIGTGMRVCADAPGP